One segment of Alistipes finegoldii DSM 17242 DNA contains the following:
- a CDS encoding outer membrane beta-barrel protein: MKRLLLSTLFLFFAVAAFAQKGAVSGTVLDADTGESVAGAVLEVAPVKTPDQKQYFTSGYKGAVAIPSLPYGEYRLTVSFLGYNNYETTFRVAAGKQNIGRIELKPGVQIETVVKEAKALRTSQKGDTVSYNAGAFKVTNDADVEGLLKKMPGITVSDGTVEAQGEQIKKVFVDGKEFFGEDVTTAIKSLPAQAVDRVEVYNKLSDAAEFSGMDDGEGYKALNIVTHANMRQGQFGKLYAGYGYDADTKTEAKNKYVVGGNANIFSGSSRVSVIGLFNNINQQNFSFEDILGVSGGSGRGRRGGVGQYMVRPQSGVASVNAIGVNYSDTWGKRDQVSFQGSYFFNNTDTRNRSTIDKWYESPMPVDTLSTRGYSDTESYNHRFNARLEWKISDNQNLMVRPSFSYQSNDPLSTTQGWQFGESGYSRTENRSDALRHGYNVRTNAVYRTKLGKDGRTITVDGDVNYSDNTNNSNSFSNVLPLSDLRPDGVDAPWGWDTTGYTRLRYLRDLAPSSSYRLRGQFSYTEPVAKYAQVSLQYRISYDYQERDKKSYITGADYSIAGLAPDGALSNSYRSNYLTQSAGPGFRYSKERNTFIANVFYQRSSLDGQIVRDDADKIRHSYNNVTYFMMGQLNINRENSLRLYVSSYTDNPSITDLQNVADVSDAQNITKGNPDLNPTYSHRVNFHYINSNVEKGRTFMWMFSMQNTSDYNATHVVSNPGTITLGGVQYKPNYYSTPVNLDGYWSLRTHLSYGFPIGFLKSNFNVMAGVSYSLTPSMLGGEVDADGFITGGKRNDTSNIGYDFNTVLGSNISENVDFTLSWNGTYNEATNSLGESGSKNRYFNHRAQGNMKFVFPLGFTFTGSVAYTQYIGFTNDYDDSYLLCNAWIGKKIFKNKRGEIMFGVNDLLNRNKAFARTTGSGWTQNATNSVIGRYYMVQFTYNLRRFGKKGSKNISDYDGAVQSGPRRMGPGGPGGPPPGIFHGPR, from the coding sequence ATGAAACGGCTACTACTCTCAACCCTATTCCTGTTTTTCGCCGTGGCCGCATTCGCCCAAAAGGGTGCGGTCAGCGGAACGGTGCTTGACGCCGATACCGGCGAAAGCGTTGCCGGAGCCGTACTGGAGGTCGCTCCGGTCAAGACTCCGGATCAGAAACAGTATTTCACTTCCGGCTATAAAGGCGCCGTGGCGATTCCCTCGCTGCCCTACGGCGAATACAGACTCACCGTCTCCTTCCTCGGTTACAACAATTACGAAACCACCTTCCGGGTGGCGGCCGGCAAACAGAACATCGGCAGGATCGAACTCAAGCCCGGCGTGCAGATCGAAACGGTCGTCAAGGAGGCCAAGGCGCTGCGCACCTCGCAGAAGGGCGATACGGTAAGTTACAACGCCGGAGCCTTCAAGGTCACCAACGACGCCGACGTCGAGGGGTTGCTGAAGAAGATGCCCGGCATCACCGTGTCGGACGGTACGGTCGAGGCGCAGGGCGAGCAGATCAAGAAGGTTTTCGTCGACGGCAAGGAGTTCTTCGGCGAGGACGTGACGACGGCCATCAAGTCGCTTCCGGCGCAGGCCGTGGACCGTGTGGAGGTCTATAACAAGCTGAGCGACGCGGCCGAATTTTCGGGCATGGACGACGGCGAGGGCTACAAGGCCCTCAACATCGTTACGCACGCCAACATGCGTCAGGGGCAGTTCGGCAAGCTCTATGCCGGTTACGGTTACGACGCCGACACCAAGACCGAAGCCAAGAACAAATACGTCGTGGGCGGCAACGCCAATATCTTCAGCGGCAGCAGCCGCGTGTCGGTCATCGGCCTGTTCAACAACATCAACCAGCAGAACTTCTCGTTCGAGGATATTCTGGGCGTTTCGGGCGGTTCGGGGCGCGGACGCCGCGGCGGCGTGGGCCAGTATATGGTGCGCCCCCAAAGCGGCGTGGCGTCGGTGAACGCCATCGGCGTAAACTACTCCGATACGTGGGGCAAGCGCGATCAGGTGTCGTTTCAGGGCAGCTATTTCTTCAACAATACCGACACGAGAAACCGTTCGACGATCGACAAATGGTACGAGTCGCCGATGCCCGTGGATACGCTCTCGACGCGCGGCTACTCGGATACCGAGTCGTATAACCACCGCTTCAACGCCCGTCTGGAGTGGAAAATCTCCGACAACCAGAATCTGATGGTCCGTCCGAGCTTCAGCTACCAGTCGAACGACCCGCTGAGCACGACGCAGGGCTGGCAGTTCGGCGAAAGCGGTTACAGCCGCACCGAGAACCGCAGCGACGCCCTGCGCCACGGTTACAACGTGCGGACGAACGCCGTTTACCGCACCAAACTGGGCAAGGACGGCCGTACGATCACCGTGGACGGCGACGTGAACTACTCGGACAACACCAACAACTCGAACTCCTTCTCGAACGTGCTGCCGCTCTCGGACCTCCGGCCCGACGGCGTCGACGCGCCGTGGGGATGGGACACGACGGGCTACACGCGCCTGCGCTACCTGCGCGACCTCGCGCCGTCGAGCAGCTACCGCCTGCGCGGACAGTTCTCCTACACGGAACCCGTCGCCAAATATGCGCAGGTAAGCCTTCAGTACCGCATTTCGTACGATTATCAGGAGCGCGACAAGAAGTCGTATATCACCGGCGCGGATTATTCGATCGCGGGACTGGCGCCCGACGGAGCGCTTTCGAACTCCTACCGGAGCAACTACCTGACGCAGAGCGCAGGTCCCGGCTTCCGCTATTCGAAGGAGCGCAATACGTTCATCGCCAATGTCTTTTATCAGCGTTCGTCGCTCGACGGGCAGATCGTGCGGGACGACGCCGACAAGATCAGGCATTCGTACAACAACGTGACCTATTTCATGATGGGACAGTTGAACATCAACCGCGAGAATTCGCTGCGGCTCTACGTATCGTCCTATACCGACAACCCGTCGATCACCGACCTGCAGAACGTGGCCGACGTATCGGACGCCCAGAATATCACCAAGGGTAATCCCGATCTGAATCCGACCTACAGCCACCGCGTCAATTTCCACTACATCAATTCCAACGTCGAGAAGGGCCGGACCTTCATGTGGATGTTCTCGATGCAGAACACCTCCGACTACAATGCGACGCACGTGGTGTCGAATCCCGGCACGATCACGTTGGGCGGCGTGCAGTACAAGCCCAACTACTACTCCACGCCCGTCAATCTCGACGGCTACTGGAGCCTGCGGACGCACCTGAGCTACGGTTTTCCGATCGGCTTCCTGAAGAGCAACTTCAACGTGATGGCGGGCGTCAGCTACTCGCTTACGCCGAGCATGCTGGGCGGAGAGGTGGACGCCGACGGATTCATCACGGGCGGCAAGCGCAACGACACGAGCAATATCGGCTACGACTTCAACACGGTGCTGGGCAGCAATATTTCCGAAAACGTGGACTTCACGCTCTCGTGGAACGGCACCTACAACGAGGCGACCAACTCGCTGGGCGAGTCAGGTTCCAAAAACCGCTACTTCAACCACCGGGCGCAGGGCAACATGAAGTTCGTCTTCCCGCTGGGCTTCACCTTTACGGGCAGCGTGGCTTACACGCAGTATATCGGTTTCACGAACGATTACGACGATTCGTACCTGCTCTGCAACGCATGGATCGGCAAGAAGATATTCAAGAACAAGCGCGGCGAGATCATGTTCGGCGTGAACGACCTGCTCAACCGCAACAAGGCTTTCGCCCGCACGACGGGTTCGGGATGGACGCAGAATGCGACCAACAGCGTGATCGGCCGTTATTACATGGTGCAGTTCACCTACAACCTGCGCCGCTTCGGCAAGAAGGGTTCGAAGAACATCTCCGATTACGACGGGGCCGTGCAGTCGGGACCCCGCCGCATGGGACCCGGCGGTCCGGGCGGGCCGCCTCCGGGTATCTTCCACGGTCCGCGGTAA
- a CDS encoding beta-N-acetylhexosaminidase: protein MKLRYLLPLAGVLCTFLTAHAQPSPARQAFYEGACRISPRTMLCYETPLAPLAAYLREYINVETASDSMSADDAIVLSTDPTLGGEAFRLTVLPQRIEIAGGSYGGVFNGVQALFRLLPAEIYAKNCPLPVEIACTKVEDAPRFPYRGMMLDVARTWIDAAGVKRYIDLLSYHGINKLHLHLSDDEGWRIEIRSHPELTEIGGFRGGDSPVRPVYGKWDEKYGGYYTQDEMRGLIRYAAARNIEIIPEIDLPGHSRNIASVHPEIRCNYPPDTVSTNGYDYRSAWCVAREENYALLADILGELCALFPSEYIHVGGDEVDMTQWNRCPDCQALMSRRGMTDPHRLEDLFMERMAAILAANGKRPGVWNEAVTTGGLSRECLVYGWQSVKACLDATAKGYKTVVMPGEYFYFDMRQTPQEEGHDWAAVFDAKKVFGFDFTEKGFSDEQMRNVVGLQGTFFSEAYVSHEPEKPDYLDYMCFPRICALARIAWRGNCEGWDAYYRELTDHYDRMAAMGIRFRLFPPKVSYKEGAFTVVADDGSKIFYLEGDSPEEHRYTGPVKTEKPHLYRFLTRYKTGRSPYVADKSYYRTLAPAVTITTSMGESTQFPYTNASAYKGLARTRRACRQQDWILYTYEQPVKCREMFLQTGNRQLPKTIITTGYAEVSYDGTTYEHAGDLKKGSITLKPGRPVKAVRIVSTCDDNGTPYVTIQPPQIKPVL, encoded by the coding sequence ATGAAACTGCGATACCTGCTGCCCCTCGCGGGTGTGCTCTGCACCTTCCTCACGGCACATGCCCAGCCGTCGCCGGCCCGTCAGGCTTTCTACGAGGGCGCCTGCCGCATCAGCCCCCGGACGATGCTCTGTTACGAAACGCCGCTGGCGCCGCTGGCCGCCTACCTGCGCGAATATATCAACGTCGAAACGGCCAGCGACAGTATGTCGGCCGACGACGCGATCGTGCTTTCGACCGATCCGACGCTGGGCGGCGAAGCCTTCCGCCTGACGGTGCTCCCGCAGCGGATCGAAATCGCGGGCGGTTCGTACGGCGGCGTATTCAACGGCGTGCAGGCCCTGTTCAGGCTGCTGCCCGCCGAAATATACGCCAAGAACTGTCCGCTTCCGGTCGAAATCGCCTGCACGAAGGTCGAGGACGCGCCGCGCTTCCCGTACCGCGGTATGATGCTGGACGTGGCCCGCACGTGGATCGACGCAGCTGGAGTGAAGCGTTACATAGACTTGCTTTCCTATCATGGAATCAACAAATTGCATCTTCATCTTTCAGACGACGAAGGGTGGCGTATCGAAATCAGATCGCATCCCGAACTGACCGAAATCGGCGGCTTCCGCGGCGGCGATTCGCCCGTGCGTCCGGTTTACGGCAAGTGGGACGAGAAGTACGGCGGGTATTATACGCAGGACGAGATGCGCGGCCTGATCCGCTATGCGGCGGCGCGCAACATCGAGATCATCCCCGAAATCGACCTGCCGGGGCACAGCCGCAACATCGCGTCGGTGCATCCCGAAATACGCTGCAACTATCCGCCCGACACGGTTTCGACCAACGGTTACGACTACCGTTCGGCGTGGTGCGTGGCCCGCGAAGAGAACTACGCGTTGCTGGCCGACATTCTCGGCGAGTTATGCGCGCTGTTTCCCTCGGAGTACATACACGTCGGCGGCGACGAGGTGGACATGACCCAGTGGAACCGCTGCCCCGACTGTCAGGCGCTGATGAGCCGGCGGGGCATGACCGATCCGCACCGATTGGAAGACCTCTTCATGGAGCGCATGGCGGCGATTCTCGCGGCCAACGGCAAGCGTCCCGGCGTGTGGAACGAAGCCGTGACCACGGGCGGCCTCTCGCGCGAATGTCTCGTATACGGCTGGCAGAGCGTCAAGGCGTGTCTCGACGCCACGGCGAAAGGCTACAAGACCGTGGTGATGCCGGGCGAATACTTCTATTTCGACATGCGGCAGACGCCGCAGGAGGAGGGGCACGACTGGGCGGCGGTCTTCGACGCCAAAAAGGTCTTCGGATTCGACTTTACGGAAAAGGGCTTCAGCGATGAACAGATGCGCAACGTCGTCGGCCTGCAGGGGACGTTCTTCAGCGAAGCCTACGTTTCGCACGAGCCCGAAAAGCCCGACTATCTGGACTACATGTGTTTTCCGCGCATCTGCGCGCTCGCCCGCATAGCTTGGCGCGGCAACTGCGAAGGCTGGGACGCCTATTACAGGGAGCTGACCGACCATTACGACCGCATGGCGGCCATGGGCATCCGCTTCCGGCTTTTCCCGCCCAAGGTAAGCTACAAGGAGGGCGCCTTCACCGTCGTGGCGGACGACGGCTCGAAAATCTTCTACCTCGAAGGCGATTCGCCCGAAGAGCATCGGTACACCGGCCCCGTCAAAACCGAAAAACCGCATCTCTACCGCTTCCTGACGCGCTACAAGACGGGACGCAGTCCCTACGTGGCCGACAAATCCTACTACAGGACCCTTGCGCCCGCCGTGACGATCACCACCTCGATGGGCGAAAGCACGCAGTTCCCCTACACGAACGCCTCGGCCTACAAGGGACTTGCGCGCACGCGCCGCGCCTGCCGTCAGCAGGACTGGATACTCTACACCTATGAACAGCCGGTGAAGTGCCGCGAAATGTTTTTGCAGACGGGAAACCGCCAGCTGCCCAAAACCATTATAACCACCGGTTATGCAGAGGTGTCGTACGACGGCACGACATACGAGCATGCGGGCGATCTGAAAAAGGGCAGTATAACTTTAAAGCCCGGCCGGCCGGTGAAAGCCGTCCGCATCGTCTCGACCTGCGACGACAACGGCACGCCCTACGTCACGATCCAGCCGCCGCAGATAAAGCCGGTACTGTAA
- the mazG gene encoding nucleoside triphosphate pyrophosphohydrolase, with amino-acid sequence MEDKRLEATARLLEVMNTLRRECPWDREQTFDSLRSNTIEETYELADAITDHNMEGIKEELGDLLLHVVFYSKLGEEAGAFDFGEVADALCDKLIYRHPHVYGDIHANTPDAVKENWEALKLRKKNRKSGTLGGVPRSLPAMVKAFRVGEKAAATGFDWQRREDVWDKVKEEIAEVEAEMRSEAPGCREKLEGEFGDLFFALVNASRLYGIDPESALERTNKKFIRRFNCMEEKAAAEGHTLHELPLEKMEEYWQEAKHEETFNSMCPH; translated from the coding sequence ATGGAAGATAAACGACTGGAGGCTACGGCCCGTTTGCTCGAAGTGATGAATACGCTGCGCCGCGAGTGTCCGTGGGACCGCGAGCAGACTTTCGATTCGCTGCGGAGCAATACCATCGAGGAGACGTACGAGCTGGCCGACGCCATCACCGACCACAATATGGAGGGCATCAAGGAGGAGCTGGGCGACCTGCTGCTGCATGTGGTGTTCTACTCCAAGCTGGGCGAGGAGGCGGGAGCCTTCGATTTCGGCGAGGTCGCCGATGCCCTGTGCGACAAGCTGATATACCGTCATCCGCATGTCTACGGCGATATTCACGCCAATACGCCCGACGCGGTCAAGGAGAACTGGGAAGCCCTGAAACTCCGCAAGAAAAACCGCAAGAGCGGCACGCTGGGCGGCGTACCCCGCTCGCTTCCTGCCATGGTCAAGGCTTTCCGCGTGGGCGAGAAAGCCGCCGCGACGGGTTTCGACTGGCAGCGGCGCGAGGATGTGTGGGACAAGGTGAAGGAGGAGATCGCGGAGGTCGAAGCCGAGATGCGTTCGGAAGCCCCCGGCTGCCGGGAGAAGCTCGAAGGCGAATTCGGCGACCTGTTCTTCGCGCTGGTCAATGCGTCGCGGCTCTACGGCATCGACCCCGAATCGGCGCTGGAACGTACGAACAAGAAGTTCATCCGCCGCTTCAATTGCATGGAGGAAAAGGCTGCCGCCGAAGGACATACGCTCCACGAGCTTCCGCTCGAAAAGATGGAGGAGTACTGGCAGGAGGCCAAACACGAAGAGACATTTAACAGCATGTGTCCGCACTAA
- a CDS encoding BglII/BstYI family type II restriction endonuclease, translating into MKCKKYAHRYADIILNSEYTIKNEIDGILDQLNFSNIELKFDEINREKENIGKKIQKGRQPAINALLKDLFLEKGWEGEKKVFNDSDNDLVIDFWKNNIGVDVAFNHRSFIGGDLLRLQAGAEIKNMINVGIYVCGTKDFLKYVSKDHCSIVSFERVKWYLENFYSVLTVPILLIGLEK; encoded by the coding sequence ATGAAATGTAAAAAATATGCACATAGATATGCTGATATTATTTTAAACTCGGAATATACGATCAAGAATGAAATCGACGGTATATTGGATCAGCTGAATTTTAGCAATATAGAGTTGAAATTTGATGAAATCAATCGGGAGAAAGAGAATATCGGCAAGAAAATTCAAAAGGGAAGACAACCTGCGATAAACGCTCTTCTTAAAGATCTCTTCTTAGAAAAAGGTTGGGAAGGGGAGAAGAAAGTATTCAACGATTCGGATAACGATTTGGTAATTGATTTCTGGAAAAATAACATAGGTGTCGATGTGGCATTCAATCACAGATCGTTTATCGGTGGTGATTTGCTGAGGTTGCAAGCGGGGGCCGAAATCAAGAATATGATTAATGTAGGAATCTATGTCTGTGGGACAAAGGACTTTTTGAAATATGTTTCCAAAGATCACTGTTCGATAGTCTCCTTTGAACGGGTAAAGTGGTATTTGGAGAATTTCTATAGTGTGCTAACCGTTCCGATCCTTTTAATCGGATTGGAAAAATAA
- a CDS encoding sensor histidine kinase, translating into MGLQPKYSDLILNLLVALAVSLVVNFSYVLLLIVDQKSDGQPRPAKASVIARGEEGTLRVSPDGHGYIVYENGDSVYVMMQRIYRMNLKDGDRLVANLAAPRRHGAHPVMTELRMRNGEEFDYSTLFNRPSKTTELALQLFYYLVVSFIMLSILTSVRRRYTPGRFVRHCIWCVLAAAALYMVAPVTEWRSGRIMLNCMGDHIFDYMLLLKCSFAVAVSMLYGWVYVLNSKQQAVVMENERLKNENLTTRYNMLVGQINPHFFFNSLNSLAMLVREKHDEKALTYIDQLSYTFRYIIQNGQSTLMTLDEELKFVEAYSYLFKIRYADKLFFDIDIEEKYRTWTLPALSLQPLIGNAVKHNTITRSKPFHISIRTENGWLVVSNPKVPKLEPEPSTGIGLENLRNRWHLITGRDIEIIDTDKEFVVRMPLHTPLAG; encoded by the coding sequence ATGGGGCTGCAACCGAAATATTCCGACCTGATTCTCAATCTGCTGGTGGCGCTGGCCGTCAGTCTGGTCGTCAATTTCTCCTACGTGCTGCTGCTGATCGTCGATCAGAAGAGCGACGGACAGCCGCGTCCGGCCAAGGCGAGCGTCATTGCGCGCGGCGAGGAAGGAACGCTGCGGGTAAGTCCCGACGGCCACGGCTACATCGTCTACGAGAACGGCGACAGCGTCTATGTGATGATGCAGCGCATCTACCGGATGAACCTGAAGGACGGCGACCGTCTGGTGGCGAATCTGGCCGCGCCGCGCCGTCACGGGGCGCATCCGGTGATGACCGAACTGCGCATGCGCAACGGCGAGGAGTTCGATTACAGCACGCTTTTCAACCGGCCTTCGAAAACGACGGAACTCGCGCTGCAGCTCTTCTATTATCTGGTCGTTTCGTTCATCATGCTTTCAATCCTCACCTCCGTCCGCCGCAGGTACACGCCGGGCCGCTTCGTGCGCCACTGCATATGGTGCGTGCTGGCCGCCGCCGCGCTGTATATGGTCGCGCCGGTCACGGAGTGGCGTTCGGGACGCATCATGCTGAACTGCATGGGCGACCATATTTTCGACTACATGCTGCTGCTGAAGTGTTCGTTCGCCGTGGCGGTGTCGATGCTCTACGGCTGGGTCTACGTGCTCAATTCGAAGCAGCAGGCCGTCGTCATGGAGAACGAGCGGCTCAAGAACGAGAACCTCACGACCCGCTACAACATGCTCGTGGGACAGATCAACCCCCACTTCTTCTTCAATTCGCTCAATTCGCTGGCGATGCTCGTGCGCGAGAAGCACGACGAGAAGGCGCTGACCTACATCGACCAGCTCTCCTATACGTTCCGCTACATCATCCAGAACGGACAGAGTACGCTGATGACGCTCGACGAGGAGCTGAAATTCGTCGAGGCGTACAGCTACCTCTTCAAGATACGCTATGCCGACAAGCTCTTCTTCGACATCGACATCGAGGAGAAGTACCGCACGTGGACGCTTCCGGCGCTCTCGCTGCAGCCGCTGATCGGCAATGCCGTCAAGCACAATACCATAACCCGCAGCAAGCCGTTCCATATTTCGATCCGCACCGAGAACGGCTGGCTGGTGGTCTCCAATCCCAAGGTGCCGAAGCTCGAACCCGAACCTTCGACCGGCATCGGACTGGAGAACCTGCGCAACCGCTGGCACCTGATAACCGGCCGCGACATCGAAATCATCGACACCGACAAGGAGTTCGTCGTGCGGATGCCGCTGCATACCCCCCTTGCAGGATGA
- a CDS encoding LytR/AlgR family response regulator transcription factor: MKALIIEDETAAALNLKAILKQAAPDIRVVDTLESVEESVDWLRANPQPDLLFMDIHLADGDSFRIFDAVEVTAPVIFTTAYDRYALEAFKVNSIDYLLKPLNAADVQRALGKLMRLSKGERSDYGSRVRTLAAARREQTFLVHVRDKIIPLKREDIAFCYTCNEKVTAYTFAGASYPLDKTLEALQAVLPEADFFRANRQFIVARRAVKEIAVWFGSRLSLSLVLETPERIVISKARVPEFKAWLTSVQPAE; this comes from the coding sequence ATGAAAGCACTGATCATAGAGGACGAAACCGCCGCCGCACTGAACCTGAAAGCCATTCTGAAACAGGCGGCTCCCGACATCCGTGTCGTCGATACGCTCGAAAGCGTCGAGGAGAGCGTCGATTGGCTGCGCGCCAACCCCCAGCCCGACCTGCTGTTCATGGACATCCATCTGGCCGACGGCGATTCGTTCCGCATATTCGACGCCGTGGAGGTCACGGCGCCGGTGATCTTCACGACGGCCTACGACCGCTATGCGCTGGAGGCCTTCAAGGTGAACAGCATCGACTACCTGCTCAAGCCGCTCAATGCGGCCGACGTGCAGCGGGCGCTCGGCAAGCTCATGCGGCTGTCCAAGGGCGAGCGCAGCGATTACGGTTCGCGCGTGCGCACGCTGGCCGCGGCGCGCCGCGAGCAGACCTTTCTGGTGCATGTCCGCGACAAGATCATTCCGCTCAAACGCGAGGATATCGCATTCTGCTATACCTGCAACGAGAAGGTGACGGCCTATACCTTCGCCGGGGCGTCCTATCCGCTCGACAAGACGCTCGAAGCGCTGCAGGCCGTCCTGCCCGAAGCCGATTTCTTCCGCGCCAACCGCCAGTTCATCGTGGCGCGCCGCGCCGTGAAGGAGATCGCCGTGTGGTTCGGCAGCCGTCTTTCGTTGAGTCTCGTGCTCGAAACTCCTGAGCGCATCGTCATTTCTAAGGCCCGCGTCCCCGAATTCAAGGCGTGGCTCACGTCCGTTCAACCCGCCGAATAG
- a CDS encoding gamma carbonic anhydrase family protein: MALIKKVRGHTPAIGENTFLAETAVILGDVTIGRDCSIWYNAVLRGDVNKIVIGDRTNIQDGVVLHTLYDGSPHPSQTIIGSDVSVGHNAVIHGARIGDNCLIGMGATLLDNAVVPSGCIIAANALVLSNAQLEPNSVYAGVPAKKVKEVTPQQREEIIRRTARDYMLYASWFKEEE; this comes from the coding sequence ATGGCTTTGATTAAAAAGGTGCGGGGACATACGCCCGCAATCGGTGAAAATACGTTTCTGGCCGAGACGGCCGTCATTCTGGGCGACGTGACCATCGGCCGCGACTGTTCGATCTGGTACAACGCCGTATTGCGCGGCGACGTGAACAAAATCGTCATCGGCGACCGCACGAATATTCAGGACGGCGTGGTCCTGCACACGCTTTACGACGGTTCGCCGCATCCGTCGCAGACCATTATCGGCAGCGACGTGTCGGTGGGCCACAACGCTGTCATTCACGGTGCGCGCATCGGCGACAACTGCCTGATCGGCATGGGCGCTACCCTGCTGGACAACGCCGTGGTTCCGTCGGGCTGCATCATCGCGGCCAACGCATTGGTGCTCTCCAACGCCCAGCTGGAACCCAATTCGGTGTATGCGGGCGTGCCGGCCAAGAAGGTCAAGGAGGTGACGCCCCAGCAGCGCGAGGAGATCATCCGCCGCACGGCCCGCGACTACATGCTCTATGCGTCGTGGTTCAAAGAGGAGGAGTAA
- a CDS encoding DUF4890 domain-containing protein, producing the protein MKKRIFAVAAALCLLAGTGAFAQDSKKAPMMKERPTAEQMAQRRTERMTEKLNLSEKQSKQLYEVNLQDIKEMQAQAEQMRAYRKAQAEKMKGILTPEQFEQWKQMQGPRHGMNRGPRMKDGRGDKAAVREGRKCAPCAGDRKCDGPRSGKEKK; encoded by the coding sequence ATGAAAAAGAGAATTTTTGCAGTCGCCGCGGCTTTGTGCCTGCTGGCCGGAACGGGCGCTTTTGCGCAGGATTCGAAGAAGGCTCCGATGATGAAGGAGCGGCCGACGGCCGAGCAGATGGCCCAGCGCAGGACCGAACGCATGACCGAGAAGCTGAACCTCAGCGAAAAGCAGTCGAAGCAGCTCTATGAGGTCAACCTGCAGGATATAAAGGAGATGCAGGCGCAGGCCGAGCAGATGCGCGCATACCGCAAGGCGCAGGCCGAGAAGATGAAAGGCATCCTCACGCCCGAACAGTTCGAGCAGTGGAAGCAGATGCAGGGGCCGCGTCACGGCATGAACCGCGGTCCCCGGATGAAGGACGGCCGGGGCGACAAGGCCGCCGTGCGTGAAGGCCGCAAGTGCGCCCCCTGCGCGGGGGATAGGAAATGCGACGGACCGCGCTCCGGAAAGGAGAAAAAGTGA
- a CDS encoding lysoplasmalogenase, with amino-acid sequence MQRTSRTLCLTTLLFAAGAALFFTKAAVIPYKVAYPVLLLSLSLFYLRLKPLIPVGAALLLSAVGDAAGAGGMFIPQMLFFALAHGAYMCYFLPQAQLAPRPFVWPVLTALLLFLFVCIVPRAADPAERAGVAVYGLVIAGMLYSALQYRGAYAAWFRLAALLFVFSDSVIAWGRFVAPVPCRTCVVMITYYAAQYLFYLFAVRAATLSDSPH; translated from the coding sequence ATGCAACGAACCTCCCGAACGCTCTGCCTGACCACGCTGCTTTTCGCAGCCGGCGCCGCGCTGTTCTTTACCAAGGCGGCGGTGATTCCCTACAAGGTCGCTTATCCGGTCCTGCTGCTGTCGCTGTCGCTCTTTTATCTCCGGCTGAAACCGCTGATTCCGGTCGGCGCGGCGCTCTTGTTGTCGGCCGTCGGCGATGCGGCGGGCGCCGGAGGGATGTTCATTCCGCAGATGCTGTTTTTCGCTTTGGCGCACGGAGCCTACATGTGCTACTTCTTGCCGCAGGCGCAACTTGCGCCCCGGCCTTTTGTCTGGCCGGTGCTGACGGCCCTGCTGCTGTTTCTGTTCGTCTGCATCGTTCCCCGCGCCGCCGATCCGGCCGAACGCGCGGGCGTCGCCGTCTACGGACTCGTCATCGCGGGCATGCTGTACAGCGCGCTTCAGTACCGCGGAGCGTATGCCGCATGGTTCCGCCTTGCGGCCCTGTTGTTCGTCTTTTCCGACTCCGTGATCGCATGGGGACGCTTCGTCGCGCCCGTTCCCTGCCGGACCTGTGTCGTGATGATTACCTATTATGCCGCGCAATATCTCTTCTACCTCTTTGCCGTCAGAGCGGCGACTCTTTCCGACTCCCCGCATTGA